The nucleotide window ACTGCTGATTGGATCAACGGTGGAGGTGAACTCCAGTCCGGTAACGAATGTATGCGGTTTGGTTAACATCCAGGAATTGATCAATTCTTCCACACCTGGGGCGCTAGCGGATACAAACGTTTTTACAGCTAGATCTGAAGCATAGTTCAACACCTTCATTTCTCTTTACCAGAAGAGTCTTGTTCCTCTTCCTTGTTCTCTTCAATGAGTTGATTAAACTCCTCTTCGGTCAGTTCATGAATCTCCAATTCGAAAGCACTTGTCAGAATGTACCCCATACCATCCGTTAAATGAACGTTATAAAATGTTTGTGGTTCTTCATGAAAGGTACCCTCTTCGTAGTTGAATCCAATAACGGCTTTTTCGTAACCAGCTACACTACCAGCAAACCATACGTTCGCCTGAGTTGTTGCACCAGTTGGCGTCTGTACCTCATGCATATTGGTCGGTGCGTGGATATACTTTCCAATCATACTGGCTACGATTTCTTCCGTTAATTTATCTTCTTTTGCTTTGATCATATGTGTCATCGAATTATTCCTCCATTGAATTAAAGTCTGGCGAACATTCATGCCCTTACATTCTCTATACGTGTTATCCGATCGGCAGTTAAATTGGAGGTTCAGATGAAGTACTTGTTCCGCTGCTTAGGACCATATAGTTCGTACGCATATGGAGTACAGCCATGTCCAGATCAGCCACTCGTTTGGAAACAAATTCTTCAATCACAGGCTCCAACTGGGTGAAGCCTACGCCCAAGATCGGTTTCTTATGAATATAGGCACGATGCATGATCACAATATCAGTAGAAGTCAAATGATTCATATCCAGATTAACCAAGACTGCATCGGCTTGTAGAACTACTTTCTCAATGATCAAGGTATACTCCCTGTTGCTTAAATCAGAAGCTGTCGAAGCATCATGACTAGCCCAAGCGATATCCGAAAATCCCTCCAGACGTTCCATCGCAAATCCTAAAACCACCACACTAAGCATCTTGTTCCACCTTTCTTCCTGTACTAATCTCTCTATACGACATAAAAAAGCACCCAGTTAAGGGTGCGCTCTCTGTTCTATGTAGGTTACTGAATCTATCTTCATCAAACTTAGGCTATTAATTGCCATTTATGACTACAATGCTTCGTATTTCTCACGAATCGCTTTCCATAACTGGGATATACGTGCCTTGGATACACCTAACATTCCTGCAATCTCTACAAATTCATACCCCGAAGTTCGAAGTTTAAAGATTTGCTTCTCTCGTTCATTCAACTTCATATTCTCCATAATATCTGTTACAAACTCAAAATTCTCATACGCAAACCCAGCATGACCAAGCGCTAATGCGATATCTGAGCCTTCCGATTCATCGCCGCCTCCCTGATCCGTGCACATGATCTGTACAGCGTTAACCACACTGAGATTTTTCTCAGACATGCACTTGCGGTACATATCCTTGATTTTATTTTCGATAAGATGATCAACAAACGTCGACATTTTCGCTTTTTCTGCATCATACTTGTCCAGAGAGTTAACCAATTTGATCATAATCTCCTGGGTCACATCTTCTTTTTCCATCCCGGCAAACGTTTTACCCCTAAGCTTGTAACGACACTTCTCCTGAGCTTTATTCAGGAACATGTCTATATCCCCAATCTCAAATAAATCATCAAAACCCATAGCAGTTGTAGCAGACATTATACATTTCCCCCATTAACGATTTAATATCAGTAGTTCGTATACTTTCTTCACAATCTAGTAGCTATCCAGCATGATCTTACTCTACATTCTCGCTATTGCTCACAAATCTCATATTCCATATGTAGTCTTGTCACACAGAATTAAAGCTAAATAAGCCTTTTAGATACAACCGATCAGGAAACCTCGCCTTTGATCCGCCTCCTCATTCCCATCCTATTACATTCAGAATAACAAATGCGAACTAATGTTCGCAACATTTATTTATTTTGTTCGCTTATATGCCTTTTACTGACTATATACGAAGTATACGGTGAAAGGTAAAGAAGCATTTTTCACAAACAAAAAGACCAACACAGAGCGCACCACTGGAAAATACCAAAATGGTGGAATGTGTCGGTCTTGGTCTGACATCTATTTCGTCCCAATTACCGAAGATATGGCCTTCAAGTTCTTTAATAAGTTATAGGCTTCGTCAAGATTATTAATCTATTCAATCGCCATAAGGGTAGTATAAGGAAATATGTAGGATATTGTCAACAACAAAATTAGTTCCCAAGAACCTGTCCAGTATTCAAACATTATTTAATAGGTCTTAAGGCATGTTTATCTCATCATTTTTCAGCAGCACTTCAACATCCTTGTTCATCTTGAAGACTGTAATCTGTTCCGCAAAATCATGGCCGAAAAACGTTGTTTCGATGTCTTCAATCTTCAGACCCATGTTGATATAGGAGAAAACGGGGTTGAAATCTTCTCTCATCATAAGTGCAAGCTTCAACTTGTATTCGGCGAAAATTTGACTTGAGTGTGATTGCATATGTTCCAGCATGAATGCTTCAGGCTTAGTAAATTTTGCTGTAAATTTTAAGATGATAAAATGA belongs to Paenibacillus sp. FSL H8-0079 and includes:
- a CDS encoding sigma-70 family RNA polymerase sigma factor, which produces MSATTAMGFDDLFEIGDIDMFLNKAQEKCRYKLRGKTFAGMEKEDVTQEIMIKLVNSLDKYDAEKAKMSTFVDHLIENKIKDMYRKCMSEKNLSVVNAVQIMCTDQGGGDESEGSDIALALGHAGFAYENFEFVTDIMENMKLNEREKQIFKLRTSGYEFVEIAGMLGVSKARISQLWKAIREKYEAL
- a CDS encoding Na-translocating system protein MpsC family protein, producing the protein MIGKEGWDIEIKDLERELAKLASRIRKDFTERGPVDTRVSIMNHFIILKFTAKFTKPEAFMLEHMQSHSSQIFAEYKLKLALMMREDFNPVFSYINMGLKIEDIETTFFGHDFAEQITVFKMNKDVEVLLKNDEINMP